The Sporomusa termitida genome has a window encoding:
- a CDS encoding IS1182 family transposase, with translation MEGLALLKNVPHQLSIYSVLYDKIPSNHILKIIAGNVDFSFINELLKDSYCQHLGRPAKEPEMLAKILILQYLYNLSDVKVIEEARLNLAYMWFLGLNPEEDLPDASLLAKFRKHRLKETSVDDMIQEVVRQCVEKGIIKGTGLSIDATHTQANTKKKVPERIMKHLGRRIIRAIEKENGVIPAELISEVPDYKLIEDHNEAKQKMKSYVEELIGKTESHVDLSILPNSQQAVNEAKEILEDPKFMVQKGVRSLVDKEARVGYKSKTDSFYGYKVEFAMLPETRIITAVTVESGAYVDGSQFEELYQRSKACGLPIQEVYGDKAYFRKPILDTLQTEAVEAIIPVNACVYKLDESRFSYNKDSDQWFCEMGNHTEKKVRQKYKNKNDVYRYHFVKSHCVQCPQRLTCAGKNTKKKVLRVSEHCAQYYEHSQLAKSDQFKLKYKKRASHEWKNGEMKRFHGLDRARGYGLKSMSLQAKLTALAVNLKRIAALISFCGHAVWKRMATFAVYRRLTPLFRQAG, from the coding sequence ATGGAGGGGCTTGCCTTGCTAAAAAATGTGCCGCACCAATTAAGTATATATAGCGTGCTCTATGATAAAATTCCCAGTAATCATATTCTGAAGATTATCGCTGGTAATGTGGATTTTAGCTTCATTAACGAGTTGCTGAAGGATTCGTACTGCCAGCATCTGGGGAGGCCGGCCAAAGAACCGGAAATGCTGGCCAAGATCCTCATTTTGCAATATCTATATAACTTATCCGATGTCAAAGTCATAGAAGAAGCCCGATTAAACTTAGCCTATATGTGGTTTTTGGGACTCAATCCCGAAGAGGATCTGCCGGACGCCAGCCTGCTGGCCAAGTTTAGGAAACATAGACTAAAAGAAACCAGTGTGGATGATATGATTCAGGAAGTGGTTCGCCAGTGTGTGGAAAAAGGCATAATTAAAGGAACCGGACTAAGCATTGACGCCACGCATACCCAGGCCAATACTAAAAAAAAAGTGCCGGAAAGAATCATGAAGCATCTGGGAAGAAGAATCATAAGGGCCATTGAGAAAGAAAACGGGGTAATCCCCGCCGAGCTCATTAGCGAAGTTCCCGACTATAAGCTCATAGAAGACCACAACGAAGCGAAGCAGAAAATGAAGTCCTATGTGGAAGAACTGATCGGGAAAACCGAAAGCCATGTCGATTTGTCTATCCTGCCCAACAGCCAACAAGCGGTTAACGAAGCCAAAGAAATCCTGGAAGATCCGAAATTTATGGTCCAAAAAGGAGTCCGATCGCTGGTAGACAAAGAGGCGCGCGTAGGCTACAAATCAAAAACAGACAGCTTTTACGGCTATAAAGTAGAATTTGCCATGCTCCCGGAAACAAGGATCATTACGGCGGTAACAGTGGAAAGCGGCGCCTATGTGGACGGCAGCCAATTTGAGGAATTGTATCAGCGAAGTAAAGCCTGCGGCTTACCCATCCAAGAGGTGTATGGAGATAAGGCCTATTTTCGCAAACCGATCTTAGATACCTTACAAACCGAGGCGGTAGAAGCCATCATTCCCGTAAACGCCTGTGTCTACAAGCTAGACGAAAGCCGGTTTAGTTACAACAAAGACAGCGACCAGTGGTTTTGCGAAATGGGCAATCATACCGAGAAGAAAGTGCGCCAAAAATACAAGAACAAAAATGACGTGTACCGCTATCATTTTGTGAAATCGCACTGTGTGCAGTGTCCGCAACGGCTGACCTGTGCTGGCAAGAATACGAAGAAAAAAGTACTGCGCGTCAGTGAACACTGCGCGCAATATTACGAACATAGTCAGCTTGCCAAGAGCGATCAGTTCAAGCTAAAGTACAAAAAGCGAGCCAGCCATGAGTGGAAGAACGGGGAAATGAAACGTTTCCATGGATTAGACCGTGCACGGGGGTATGGTCTAAAAAGCATGTCCCTGCAAGCTAAACTGACGGCCTTAGCCGTAAATTTGAAAAGGATAGCAGCCCTGATATCCTTTTGTGGCCATGCAGTTTGGAAACGGATGGCCACTTTTGCAGTTTATCGCCGATTGACTCCGCTATTTAGGCAAGCAGGCTAA
- a CDS encoding spore coat protein produces the protein MVSLMGSIFPESSGEAGDRTIAYNATYGAAATAQAYFSAALAATTPEVRALLAGYCSQGLTGHEGIMNYMIQKKWVNPYDQPERQLSTAVQESLSSFKAH, from the coding sequence ATGGTTTCACTGATGGGATCAATTTTTCCCGAAAGTAGCGGTGAAGCTGGCGATAGAACGATTGCCTATAACGCTACCTATGGTGCCGCTGCCACGGCGCAAGCCTATTTTTCCGCAGCCCTGGCGGCAACTACCCCTGAGGTCCGGGCCTTATTGGCAGGGTATTGTTCGCAAGGCCTAACAGGCCATGAGGGAATCATGAACTATATGATTCAGAAAAAATGGGTAAATCCCTATGATCAGCCGGAGCGCCAATTATCAACGGCTGTCCAGGAGTCCCTGTCCTCCTTTAAAGCTCACTAA
- a CDS encoding IS3 family transposase, which produces MLFSCVLDLARRKIVGWALGNRPTADLACKALRMAIEKEKPAEGLIHHSDRGSQYTSHKYKDLLKEHNILGSMSRKGNPYDNAPMESFFRLLKVEHVKKRSFATQGQAAASIEAWISYYNTRRRHSALGGISPLCYEIRRNSPFNLSA; this is translated from the coding sequence GTGTTATTTAGCTGTGTCTTAGATTTAGCCAGACGCAAAATAGTTGGCTGGGCTCTGGGCAATCGCCCTACAGCAGACCTTGCCTGTAAAGCGCTTAGAATGGCCATTGAAAAAGAAAAACCTGCTGAAGGTCTCATCCATCACTCCGACAGGGGCAGTCAATATACATCGCACAAGTATAAAGACTTGCTGAAAGAACATAACATCCTTGGCAGTATGAGTCGGAAAGGCAATCCCTATGATAACGCCCCGATGGAATCCTTCTTCCGGCTTTTAAAAGTGGAGCATGTTAAAAAACGGTCCTTTGCTACGCAAGGACAGGCTGCGGCCAGTATCGAGGCCTGGATCAGCTATTACAATACCCGAAGAAGGCATAGTGCTTTGGGTGGCATTTCGCCGCTATGCTATGAGATCAGAAGAAACTCGCCATTTAATCTGTCCGCGTAG
- a CDS encoding hemagglutinin repeat-containing protein, with protein sequence MANAGNVNLTGTKIDAQDITIKAVGDINLKAAQNQQQVQSDSKSSAWGAGLELGTGIFGSYQQGRSNENASTTTHSGSSLIAADTITLVSGQDTNLIGSQVEGAKVVAVIGADLNIASLQDIDNYSANSKNTGIRVGIGSGITGSFSKGQTNSAYQSVTEQAGIYVGKDGFNIEVGGNTDLKGAVIASEATADKNKLSTDTLTFSDIENKAEYSASSTGVNLDTRKTADTKDAGYTPNIGVKVSDDADSTTTSAIAAGTIEIRSNPNQDVSGLSRDTANSLNALGKIFDKKTVEEQQELAQLFGELAYEQVHKISKDNGWDESSPQKIALHAFVGAVMADLGGGDALSGAAGAGVNEAVQKELAKIFKDNPDLHQWASAIIGAAAATVVGGDAQTGGSTAASGTKNNFLSDWQKEQREQAIKDKDWETVAYWDAIDKAQDLAIYDLGLYGVNLNAPENSGLLQTVSKLGQEIAASPDFQGSLLSNAPSVDSSTLIAAGVIGTAVVVAGVTLYKYNGVWVKVAGSSTGTAVVTLKSPELLNELSQSGAKYTAENIVAIEPQMVN encoded by the coding sequence ATGGCAAACGCCGGTAATGTGAACCTTACAGGCACAAAAATAGACGCCCAGGATATCACGATCAAAGCGGTTGGTGATATCAACCTGAAGGCCGCCCAGAATCAGCAGCAGGTACAAAGCGACAGTAAAAGCTCCGCCTGGGGCGCAGGCCTTGAGTTAGGCACCGGCATCTTCGGCAGCTATCAACAAGGCCGCAGCAATGAAAACGCCAGTACAACCACCCACAGCGGCAGCAGCTTAATCGCGGCAGATACAATCACCCTGGTTTCGGGACAAGACACCAACCTCATTGGCTCGCAGGTCGAGGGGGCCAAAGTAGTCGCCGTAATTGGCGCCGACCTCAATATCGCCAGCTTGCAGGATATTGACAACTACAGCGCGAACAGCAAAAATACTGGAATACGCGTTGGTATTGGCAGCGGCATAACCGGCTCCTTCAGTAAAGGCCAAACAAATTCCGCTTATCAAAGCGTGACCGAGCAGGCCGGAATCTACGTAGGCAAAGACGGCTTCAACATTGAAGTCGGCGGCAACACCGACCTGAAGGGTGCGGTCATTGCCAGCGAGGCCACGGCGGATAAGAATAAGCTCAGTACCGATACGCTGACCTTTAGCGATATTGAGAATAAGGCCGAGTACAGCGCCAGCAGTACAGGAGTAAATCTGGATACCAGAAAAACGGCAGATACAAAAGATGCTGGATACACTCCCAATATTGGTGTAAAAGTGTCCGATGATGCCGACAGCACGACGACATCAGCCATAGCGGCAGGAACCATTGAAATACGGAGTAATCCGAATCAGGATGTAAGTGGATTAAGTCGCGATACAGCTAATTCCCTGAATGCCTTGGGTAAAATATTTGATAAGAAGACTGTGGAAGAGCAGCAGGAACTGGCGCAGTTGTTTGGCGAGCTAGCCTATGAGCAAGTCCATAAAATCAGTAAGGACAATGGCTGGGATGAAAGCAGTCCTCAAAAGATAGCTTTACATGCTTTTGTTGGAGCAGTAATGGCTGATCTTGGAGGTGGGGATGCTTTATCCGGTGCTGCCGGCGCTGGAGTCAATGAAGCTGTACAAAAAGAATTAGCCAAAATATTCAAAGATAATCCTGATCTTCATCAATGGGCAAGTGCGATTATTGGCGCTGCTGCTGCGACAGTAGTAGGTGGCGATGCACAAACTGGCGGATCAACTGCAGCTAGTGGAACAAAAAATAATTTCCTCTCTGATTGGCAGAAGGAACAAAGAGAGCAAGCGATAAAAGATAAAGACTGGGAGACAGTAGCCTATTGGGATGCTATCGATAAAGCTCAAGACTTAGCGATTTACGATTTGGGGCTATATGGAGTGAATTTAAATGCTCCAGAGAATTCTGGTTTATTGCAAACAGTATCCAAACTGGGACAAGAAATAGCAGCAAGTCCTGATTTTCAGGGTTCACTTCTATCAAATGCTCCAAGTGTAGATTCCTCAACGTTAATAGCAGCAGGCGTTATAGGAACGGCTGTAGTTGTAGCAGGGGTTACATTATATAAATATAATGGTGTTTGGGTAAAAGTTGCTGGGTCAAGCACGGGAACTGCAGTAGTGACATTAAAATCACCGGAGCTTCTTAATGAATTGTCTCAAAGTGGGGCTAAGTATACAGCGGAGAATATTGTAGCGATAGAACCGCAAATGGTCAATTAG
- a CDS encoding SatD family protein, translating into MLYCAIIGDMVRSRQITDRQFVQRQFLAMAAEASRLYAPAIESPFTVTIGDEFQVLLKTIDSAPQIVEHVVQTMKPVELVFGLGIGTIHTDINPRLAIGMDGPAFHLAREALTQAKKKKPKIVYRSDAAAIDMVNSLNCFIETCEERRTKRQQAVLQYLQQGYTQAAIAGQLGIRQQSVHDIINAAYVPEIKQAKQAIARYLASIQQTGQLVSRSQ; encoded by the coding sequence ATGCTCTATTGCGCAATCATTGGGGATATGGTCAGATCCCGCCAAATAACGGACAGGCAGTTTGTGCAGCGGCAGTTTTTGGCAATGGCAGCTGAGGCGAGCAGGCTTTATGCGCCAGCGATTGAGTCTCCTTTTACGGTAACAATCGGTGATGAGTTTCAGGTGCTACTGAAAACCATAGACAGTGCCCCGCAGATTGTCGAGCATGTGGTGCAGACCATGAAACCGGTGGAGCTGGTATTCGGGCTTGGGATTGGTACCATTCATACAGATATTAATCCCCGGCTGGCAATCGGCATGGACGGGCCGGCCTTCCATCTGGCCAGAGAGGCGCTGACGCAAGCAAAAAAGAAAAAACCAAAAATTGTCTATAGGTCTGATGCTGCCGCCATTGATATGGTTAACTCCCTGAACTGTTTTATAGAAACCTGTGAGGAGCGGCGGACCAAACGGCAGCAGGCAGTTTTGCAATACTTACAGCAGGGGTATACGCAGGCGGCTATTGCCGGGCAACTGGGGATCAGGCAGCAGAGTGTCCACGATATTATCAACGCTGCTTATGTACCGGAGATCAAACAGGCTAAACAGGCGATCGCCCGTTATCTGGCCAGTATTCAGCAAACCGGACAGCTGGTTAGCCGGTCACAATAA
- a CDS encoding GNAT family N-acetyltransferase, with protein MLFRQAAKAEIPFLFQEGYKEWSKSRTFEQYCIDNSKDDAIGTRYVIEESGQILSSAVLMRLNSIKGKDVYGLGSILTSKNHRGKGYGSELVKKCINLIPNNNIIIFLYSDINPSYYEKLGFQILPKELQKYENSVCMAYCNEFVWPELINAGVDVIPNYF; from the coding sequence ATGCTCTTTAGACAGGCAGCCAAAGCGGAAATACCGTTTCTTTTTCAAGAAGGCTACAAAGAATGGAGTAAATCTAGAACTTTCGAGCAATATTGTATTGATAACAGTAAAGACGATGCTATCGGTACAAGATATGTTATTGAGGAAAGCGGCCAAATCCTTAGCTCGGCAGTTTTAATGCGATTAAACAGCATTAAGGGCAAGGACGTTTACGGTTTAGGCTCTATATTGACTTCGAAAAACCACAGAGGTAAAGGGTATGGCAGCGAACTCGTAAAAAAATGTATTAATCTGATACCAAATAACAATATAATTATTTTTCTGTACTCTGACATAAATCCATCATATTACGAAAAATTGGGGTTTCAAATATTGCCTAAAGAACTGCAAAAATACGAGAACAGTGTTTGTATGGCCTATTGCAATGAATTTGTATGGCCTGAATTGATAAATGCTGGTGTAGATGTTATCCCTAACTATTTTTAG
- a CDS encoding DUF3307 domain-containing protein → MDVYIVLALMLLSHVITDFVLQTDRIAEGKRTNYKIMDSHVGCYLLTNLILLAPYLSFANYLWCLIIGLTFAHWLIDVQKVEYDQGHNSNGLASFFLDQFVHISLIGLSYPLLRDIQPTELFTALARFFSAHYPVFDLLTKQAICVYILILSGYLFNFKGATIITKMVLDKYLHLKAPAKFSVNQPADSRTAVAEAAASHLPAANAKNAGETIGNLERLIIVTMVIQQNYPAIGLVFAAKTIARYKQLEEKNFAEYFLIGTFTSLAVALFIGEAIVALQAFAGQQ, encoded by the coding sequence GTGGATGTGTACATCGTGTTGGCTTTGATGCTGTTAAGCCATGTAATAACAGACTTTGTTTTACAAACAGACCGAATTGCCGAAGGCAAGCGGACCAATTATAAAATTATGGACAGCCATGTAGGCTGTTATTTGCTGACCAACCTTATCCTGTTAGCTCCTTATCTCAGCTTTGCCAATTACCTGTGGTGCCTTATAATCGGCCTGACGTTTGCCCACTGGCTCATTGATGTGCAAAAGGTCGAGTATGATCAGGGGCACAATAGTAATGGGCTGGCGTCATTTTTCCTGGACCAATTCGTCCATATCAGCTTAATCGGGCTAAGTTATCCCCTGCTTAGGGATATTCAGCCCACCGAATTATTTACGGCCCTGGCCAGGTTCTTCTCGGCCCACTATCCGGTATTTGACCTGCTGACCAAACAAGCTATATGCGTCTATATCTTAATCCTGTCAGGTTACCTTTTTAATTTTAAAGGGGCAACCATTATTACGAAGATGGTGCTTGATAAATATCTTCATTTAAAAGCACCGGCTAAGTTCTCCGTCAACCAACCAGCGGACAGCCGTACGGCTGTGGCCGAGGCGGCTGCTTCACACCTGCCGGCCGCGAATGCTAAAAATGCCGGCGAGACGATTGGCAATCTGGAAAGGCTTATCATCGTAACCATGGTAATACAGCAGAACTATCCCGCTATTGGGCTGGTGTTTGCTGCAAAAACCATTGCCAGATATAAACAACTGGAAGAAAAGAACTTTGCCGAATATTTTCTGATTGGTACCTTTACTAGTCTTGCTGTGGCTCTCTTCATCGGGGAAGCTATTGTGGCGCTGCAGGCTTTTGCCGGCCAGCAGTAA